The proteins below come from a single Aegilops tauschii subsp. strangulata cultivar AL8/78 chromosome 6, Aet v6.0, whole genome shotgun sequence genomic window:
- the LOC109751979 gene encoding 3-ketoacyl-CoA synthase 11, translated as MSMEDSTPPAGAGASAGEGASSPSPSRRLPDFLQSVRLKYVKLGYHYLITHGMYLLLTPLIVLIAVHLSTLSPGDVADLWTHLRFNLLSVIACSTLLVFLSTVYFLTRPRSVYLVDFGCYKPGPERRCSRETFMRCSKLTGNFTEANLDFQRKILERSGLGEDTYIPPALVTVPPNPSMELARQEAQVCMFGAIDNMLAKTGVKPKDIGILVVNCSLFNPTPSLSAMVVNHYKLRGNIVSYNLGGMGCSAGLLSIDLAKDLLQVHPNSYAMVVSTENITLNWYFGNNRSMLVSNCLFRMGCAAILLSNKRSDRRRSKYELVHTVRTHKGADDKCFSCVTQEEDDSGKVGVALSKDLMAVAGDALKTNITTLGPLVLPFSEQLLFMVTLVGKKLFKMKIKPYIPDFKLAFEHFCIHAGGRAVLDEIEKNMDLTDWHMEPSRMTLFRFGNTSSSSLWYELAYSEAKGRIRRRDRIWQIAFGSGFKCNSAVWKALRSVNPAKEQNNPWMDEIDTFPVVVPKVSKVVE; from the coding sequence ATGTCGATGGAGGACAGCACGCCGCCGGCCGGTGCCGGTGCCAGCGCCGGCGAAGGCGCgagctcgccgtcgccgtcgcgtCGGCTGCCGGACTTCCTGCAGTCGGTGCGGCTCAAGTACGTCAAGCTGGGGTACCACTACCTCATCACCCACGGCATGTACCTCCTGCTCACCCCGCTCATCGTGCTCATCGCCGTCCACCTCTCGACGCTCTCTCCGGGCGACGTCGCCGACCTGTGGACGCACCTCCGCTTCAACCTCCTCTCCGTCATCGCCTGCTCCACGCTCCTCGTCTTCCTCTCCACCGTCTACTTCCTCACCCGCCCGCGCTCCGTCTACCTCGTCGACTTCGGCTGCTACAAGCCCGGCCCGGAGCGCCGGTGCTCGCGTGAAACCTTCATGCGCTGCTCCAAGCTCACCGGCAACTTCACCGAAGCCAACCTCGATTTCCAGCGCAAGATCCTCGAGCGCTCGGGTTTGGGCGAGGACACTTACATCCCTCCCGCCTTGGTCACCGTGCCGCCCAACCCCTCCATGGAATTGGCGCGCCAAGAGGCGCAGGTCTGCATGTTCGGTGCCATCGACAACATGCTCGCCAAGACCGGGGTGAAGCCCAAGGACATTGGGATTCTTGTTGTGAATTGCAGCCTGTTCAACCCAACACCGTCACTGTCCGCCATGGTGGTGAACCATTACAAGCTGAGAGGGAACATAGTCAGCTACAATCTGGGAGGAATGGGGTGCAGTGCCGGGCTCCTGTCCATAGATCTGGCCAAGGATTTGCTCCAGGTGCACCCCAACTCGTATGCAATGGTGGTCAGCACGGAGAACATTACCCTGAATTGGTATTTTGGGAACAACCGGTCGATGCTTGTGTCAAATTGCCTGTTCCGGATGGGCTGCGCTGCGATCCTTCTGTCGAACAAGCGGTCAGACAGGAGGAGGTCCAAGTACGAGCTGGTACACACTGTGAGGACTCACAAGGGTGCAGATGACAAGTGCTTCAGCTGTGTCACCCAGGAGGAGGATGATAGCGGCAAGGTTGGCGTGGCACTATCCAAGGACCTCATGGCGGTGGCTGGGGATGCGCTCAAGACGAACATCACAACGCTTGGCCCGCTTGTGTTACCATTCTCGGAGCAGCTGCTGTTCATGGTCACATTGGTTGGCAAGAAGCTGTTCAAGATGAAGATCAAGCCATACATTCCTGACTTCAAGCTGGCATTCGAGCACTTCTGCATCCACGCTGGTGGGCGCGCTGTGCTTGATGAGATAGAGAAGAACATGGACCTCACCGACTGGCACATGGAGCCGTCCCGGATGACTCTCTTCCGGTTCGGCAACACGTCCAGCAGCTCGCTCTGGTACGAGCTGGCCTACAGCGAGGCCAAGGGGAGGATCAGGAGGCGCGACAGGATCTGGCAGATAGCGTTCGGTTCGGGGTTCAAGTGCAACAGCGCTGTCTGGAAGGCGCTCAGGTCAGTGAACCCTGCGAAGGAGCAGAACAACCCCTGGATGGACGAGATCGACACATTTCCGGTGG